The Lentzea guizhouensis genome contains a region encoding:
- a CDS encoding cation diffusion facilitator family transporter: MSAGGGTKAIVAALVANAGIATAKFVGFLITGSSSMLAESVHSVADTSNQGLLLLGQKTAQRRATKLHPFGYGRDRYFWSFVVALMLFTLGSVFALYEGIHKLQHPEGLTSPLVAVGILVVAIGLETYSFYTAIVESKKIKGDASWWGFIRNSRTPELPVVLLEDLGALVGLVLALMGVGLTMVTGNPMFDALGTVCIGVLLGIIAVILIIEMKSLLIGEGASDKDLDVICDELAAGKVQRVIHIKTQYIGPEELLVAAKIALEPQLSLDEVAQAINDAEQRVRNRVPHARLIYLEPDLDRTTVATS; this comes from the coding sequence GTGTCAGCAGGGGGCGGGACCAAGGCGATCGTCGCGGCGTTGGTGGCAAACGCCGGCATCGCGACGGCCAAGTTCGTCGGATTCTTGATCACCGGCTCGTCGTCGATGCTCGCCGAGTCGGTGCACTCGGTCGCGGACACGTCGAACCAGGGTCTGCTGCTGCTCGGGCAGAAGACGGCCCAGCGCAGGGCGACCAAGCTGCATCCGTTCGGCTACGGCCGCGACCGCTACTTCTGGTCGTTCGTGGTCGCACTGATGCTGTTCACCCTCGGCTCGGTCTTCGCGCTGTACGAGGGCATCCACAAGCTGCAGCACCCCGAGGGCCTCACCAGCCCGCTCGTGGCGGTCGGCATCCTGGTCGTCGCGATCGGCCTGGAGACCTACAGCTTCTACACCGCGATCGTCGAGTCGAAGAAGATCAAGGGCGACGCGTCGTGGTGGGGGTTCATCCGGAACTCGCGGACGCCGGAGCTGCCGGTCGTGCTGCTGGAGGACCTCGGGGCGCTCGTGGGTCTGGTGCTGGCGCTGATGGGTGTCGGGCTCACGATGGTGACCGGGAACCCGATGTTCGACGCCTTGGGCACCGTCTGCATCGGTGTGCTGCTGGGGATCATCGCGGTGATCCTGATCATCGAGATGAAGTCGCTGCTGATCGGTGAAGGTGCTTCGGACAAGGACCTCGACGTGATCTGCGACGAGCTGGCCGCGGGCAAGGTGCAGCGGGTCATCCACATCAAGACGCAGTACATCGGGCCGGAGGAGCTGCTGGTCGCCGCGAAGATCGCGCTGGAGCCGCAGCTGTCGCTGGACGAGGTGGCGCAGGCGATCAACGATGCCGAGCAGCGGGTCCGCAACCGGGTGCCGCACGCCCGGTTGATCTACCTGGAGCCGGACCTCGACCGCACCACGGTCGCGACTTCCTGA
- a CDS encoding MarR family winged helix-turn-helix transcriptional regulator: MDNTRWLSEEERDAWHHFVQAYHLLERQIEQQLQRDAGLSHAQYNVLVVLSEQPSRRMRMTELARRVVVSKSSLTYQIGKLEKAGLVRREPHESDERGILAVLTEAGQELLAATAPGHVGTVREYLVDLFTPEQFAQLGAFMKVVHEKADD, encoded by the coding sequence ATGGACAACACGCGGTGGCTCTCGGAGGAGGAAAGGGACGCCTGGCACCACTTCGTCCAGGCGTACCACCTCCTCGAGAGACAGATCGAACAGCAGTTGCAGCGCGATGCGGGACTGTCTCACGCGCAGTACAACGTGCTGGTCGTGTTGTCCGAGCAGCCCAGTCGCCGGATGCGGATGACCGAGCTGGCGCGGCGTGTCGTCGTGTCGAAGAGCTCGCTGACCTACCAGATCGGCAAGCTGGAGAAGGCCGGACTCGTGCGGCGTGAACCGCACGAGTCCGACGAGCGCGGCATCCTCGCCGTGCTGACGGAAGCCGGGCAGGAGCTGCTCGCGGCGACCGCGCCCGGTCATGTCGGGACCGTGCGCGAGTACCTCGTGGACCTGTTCACGCCGGAGCAGTTCGCGCAGCTCGGGGCGTTCATGAAGGTCGTGCACGAGAAAGCCGACGACTAG
- a CDS encoding amino acid permease, which produces MPGNGLWRTKSIEQSIADTDEPDTKLRKDLTAWDLTVFGVAVVIGAGIFTLTASTAGNLAGPSVSLAFVLAAIACALAALCYAEFASTVPVAGSAYTFSYATFGEFAAWIIGWDLVLEFALGSAAVAKGWSIYLQTVLGQLGVDAKTTVALGPLQFDWGAVVLIGVLSALLVVGTKLSSRVSLVITTVKVAVVLLVIILGFQYIKAENYTPFIPPAETVSGAHSGVDQSLLSAITGFGGSSYGVLGLLAAASLVFFAFIGFDVVATTAEETKNPQKAVPRGILGSLAIVTVLYVAVSLVITGMVPYDKLKTQADGSRATLASAFAENGVTWAATVISVGALAGLTTVVMVLMLGQSRVLFAMSRDGLLPRNLARTGKHGTPTRITIIIGVVVAIAAGFTSIGTLEEMVNVGTLFAFILVSAGVLVLRKTRPDLPRGFRVPWVPVVPILAILACLWLMLNLTVFTWIRFLAWMALGVGAYFIYSRRNSLLAGKNEKSSTN; this is translated from the coding sequence GTGCCGGGCAACGGGTTGTGGCGCACGAAGTCGATCGAGCAGTCGATCGCGGACACGGACGAGCCGGACACCAAGCTCCGCAAGGATCTCACCGCGTGGGACCTGACCGTCTTCGGTGTTGCCGTGGTGATCGGTGCCGGCATCTTCACGCTCACCGCGAGCACTGCGGGCAACTTGGCGGGGCCATCGGTGTCGTTGGCATTCGTGCTGGCGGCGATCGCGTGTGCGTTGGCGGCGTTGTGTTATGCCGAGTTCGCGTCCACGGTGCCGGTGGCGGGTAGTGCTTACACGTTCTCGTACGCGACGTTCGGTGAGTTCGCGGCTTGGATCATCGGCTGGGACCTGGTGCTGGAGTTCGCGCTCGGGTCCGCCGCGGTGGCCAAGGGGTGGTCGATCTACCTGCAGACGGTGCTGGGGCAGCTCGGCGTCGACGCGAAGACGACGGTGGCGCTCGGGCCGTTGCAGTTCGACTGGGGTGCGGTTGTCCTGATCGGCGTGCTGAGCGCGTTGCTGGTGGTGGGCACCAAGCTGTCGTCGCGGGTCAGCCTGGTCATCACGACGGTCAAGGTCGCCGTGGTGCTGTTGGTGATCATTCTTGGCTTCCAGTACATCAAGGCCGAGAACTACACGCCGTTCATCCCGCCTGCGGAGACCGTGAGCGGTGCGCACTCGGGGGTCGACCAGTCGCTGTTGAGTGCGATCACCGGGTTCGGTGGCAGTTCGTACGGCGTGCTGGGGTTGTTGGCGGCGGCGAGTCTGGTGTTCTTCGCGTTCATCGGGTTCGACGTCGTGGCGACCACGGCGGAGGAGACGAAGAACCCGCAGAAGGCCGTGCCGCGGGGCATTCTGGGGTCCCTGGCGATCGTCACGGTGCTTTATGTGGCGGTGTCGCTGGTGATCACCGGGATGGTGCCGTACGACAAGCTCAAGACGCAGGCTGACGGGTCGCGGGCGACGTTGGCCAGTGCCTTCGCGGAGAACGGGGTCACGTGGGCCGCGACGGTGATCTCGGTGGGAGCGCTTGCCGGGTTGACCACCGTGGTGATGGTGCTGATGCTCGGGCAGAGCCGGGTGTTGTTCGCGATGTCGCGGGACGGGTTGCTGCCCAGGAACCTGGCGAGGACCGGTAAGCACGGGACGCCGACGCGGATCACGATCATCATCGGTGTGGTCGTGGCGATCGCGGCCGGGTTCACGTCGATCGGCACGCTCGAAGAGATGGTCAACGTGGGCACGTTGTTCGCGTTCATCCTCGTGTCGGCCGGTGTGCTGGTGCTGCGCAAGACGCGGCCGGACCTGCCGCGCGGGTTCCGGGTGCCGTGGGTGCCGGTGGTGCCGATCCTCGCGATCCTCGCTTGTCTCTGGTTGATGTTGAACCTGACCGTGTTCACCTGGATCCGGTTCCTCGCGTGGATGGCGTTGGGTGTCGGCGCGTACTTCATCTACAGCCGGCGCAACTCCCTGCTCGCGGGGAAGAACGAGAAGAGCAGCACCAACTAA